In a genomic window of Gammaproteobacteria bacterium:
- a CDS encoding F0F1 ATP synthase subunit alpha (produces ATP from ADP in the presence of a proton gradient across the membrane; the alpha chain is a catalytic subunit): protein MATQSKLNPTEISDLIKQRIKNFEVVAEARTEGSVVGVMDGIIRIHGLADALAGEMIEFPGDTFGLALNLERDSVGAVVLGEYRHIAEGDTAKCTGRILEVPVGDALIGRVVDSLGNPLDGKGEIEADGTAAIEKVAPGVIERQSVSQPIQTGLKAIDAMTPVGRGQRELIIGDRQTGKTAVAIDTIINQKGKDCICIYVAIGQKVSAIANVVTKLEEHDAMS, encoded by the coding sequence ATGGCAACACAATCGAAACTGAATCCCACCGAAATTAGCGATCTGATCAAGCAGCGCATCAAGAATTTCGAGGTCGTGGCCGAGGCGCGTACCGAAGGCTCGGTGGTCGGCGTGATGGACGGCATCATCCGTATTCACGGTCTAGCTGACGCTCTCGCCGGCGAAATGATCGAGTTTCCCGGGGATACCTTCGGTCTGGCGCTGAATCTCGAACGCGATTCCGTAGGCGCGGTGGTGCTGGGCGAATATCGCCACATCGCGGAAGGCGATACGGCCAAGTGTACCGGCCGCATTCTGGAGGTGCCGGTCGGGGACGCGCTGATCGGGCGCGTGGTGGATTCGCTGGGTAATCCGCTGGATGGCAAGGGAGAGATCGAGGCCGATGGCACCGCCGCCATCGAAAAGGTAGCGCCGGGTGTCATCGAGCGCCAGTCAGTGAGTCAGCCCATACAGACCGGGCTCAAGGCGATCGACGCGATGACGCCGGTGGGACGCGGCCAGCGCGAGTTAATCATCGGCGACCGACAAACCGGCAAGACGGCGGTCGCGATCGATACCATCATCAATCAGAAGGGCAAGGACTGCATCTGCATTTACGTGGCGATCGGGCAGAAGGTTTCCGCCATCGCGAACGTGGTGACCAAGCTGGAAGAACACGATGCGATGTCGCA
- a CDS encoding F0F1 ATP synthase subunit delta: MSELTTLARPYASVAFELASEQKEFNRWSEMLAFMAAVAHDGDMRAALDSPQLSHEQRAEMFISVCEDRLNDEGRNFIHLLAENARLGLLPEIAAIYEFRRREAEGTVDAEVVSAQEITEAQRDAIAKALKKRLGREVHLSTRTDEALLGGAIIHAGDLVIDGSVRGRLDKLSTVLNR, translated from the coding sequence ATGTCCGAACTCACCACCCTCGCGCGTCCGTACGCCAGCGTCGCCTTTGAGCTCGCCAGCGAGCAAAAGGAATTCAATCGCTGGTCCGAGATGCTTGCGTTTATGGCCGCGGTGGCGCACGACGGCGACATGCGCGCGGCGCTGGACAGTCCGCAGCTGTCGCACGAGCAGCGCGCCGAGATGTTCATCTCGGTATGCGAAGACCGGCTGAACGACGAAGGGCGCAATTTCATTCACCTGCTGGCCGAAAACGCGCGCTTAGGTTTGCTGCCGGAGATCGCGGCGATATACGAGTTCAGGCGTCGCGAAGCCGAAGGCACGGTGGATGCGGAAGTCGTGTCGGCTCAGGAAATCACGGAGGCGCAGAGGGACGCCATCGCAAAGGCGCTCAAGAAACGTCTGGGCCGCGAGGTGCATTTATCCACGCGCACCGACGAAGCGTTGCTCGGCGGCGCGATCATCCACGCGGGCGACCTGGTGATCGACGGCTCTGTCCGTGGTCGTCTCGACAAGCTTTCCACCGTCCTGAATCGCTAG
- a CDS encoding F0F1 ATP synthase subunit B — MSINLTLLGQMITFALFVWVTMRYVWPPIIKAIEERQKKIADGLAAAERGQEEQEQAEQDAKQQLDEAKQKATDILNQAQRRASEIVEEAKSDARDEGERIKAAAEDDIEQEINRARDNLRKQVSVIAIAGAEQILKKEIDAKTHSAVLDDLAAQL; from the coding sequence TTGAGCATCAATCTAACGCTGCTCGGCCAGATGATTACCTTCGCGCTGTTCGTATGGGTCACCATGCGATATGTGTGGCCACCGATCATCAAGGCCATAGAAGAGCGCCAGAAGAAGATCGCCGATGGCCTGGCCGCGGCCGAGCGTGGACAGGAAGAGCAGGAGCAGGCCGAGCAGGACGCAAAGCAGCAGCTTGACGAAGCCAAACAGAAAGCGACCGACATTCTCAATCAGGCCCAGCGCCGCGCCAGCGAGATCGTCGAGGAAGCGAAGTCTGATGCGCGCGATGAAGGTGAACGTATCAAAGCCGCGGCGGAGGACGACATCGAGCAGGAAATCAATCGCGCCAGAGACAACTTGCGCAAGCAGGTATCAGTGATCGCCATCGCCGGCGCGGAGCAGATTCTTAAAAAAGAGATTGACGCCAAGACACACAGCGCCGTGCTGGACGATCTGGCGGCACAGTTGTAA
- the atpE gene encoding F0F1 ATP synthase subunit C → METALANGMTAIAVGLILGMGAMGTAIGFGLLGGRFLEGSARQPEMVPMLQVKMFIVAGLLDAVAMIGVGLALFFTFANPFLGG, encoded by the coding sequence ATGGAAACCGCTCTTGCTAACGGCATGACCGCTATCGCCGTAGGTTTGATCCTTGGAATGGGCGCAATGGGAACCGCTATCGGCTTTGGCCTGCTGGGCGGACGATTCCTCGAAGGTTCGGCGCGCCAGCCGGAAATGGTGCCGATGCTGCAGGTCAAGATGTTCATCGTCGCTGGCCTGCTCGACGCGGTGGCCATGATCGGTGTGGGTCTGGCGCTGTTCTTCACGTTCGCCAATCCCTTCCTGGGCGGTTAA